A region of Brevundimonas sp. NIBR10 DNA encodes the following proteins:
- a CDS encoding YerC/YecD family TrpR-related protein, with product MTDALPNPAPDKASRSADADRAALFDALLSLKTRDEVDAFLADLCTPSEVRAFAERWAVARLLAQNCKSYREIALEAGASPTTVVRVARFLKEMPHQGYRLVLDRLNSKA from the coding sequence ATGACCGATGCCCTTCCCAACCCGGCCCCCGACAAGGCCTCACGATCGGCGGATGCCGATCGGGCGGCGCTGTTCGACGCCCTGTTGTCGCTGAAGACGCGCGACGAGGTCGATGCCTTCCTGGCCGACCTCTGCACCCCGTCCGAGGTCCGCGCCTTCGCCGAACGCTGGGCCGTCGCCCGGCTGCTGGCGCAGAACTGCAAATCCTATCGCGAGATCGCGCTGGAGGCCGGGGCCAGCCCCACCACCGTCGTGCGCGTCGCGCGGTTCCTGAAAGAGATGCCGCATCAGGGTTATCGCCTGGTGCTCGATCGTCTGAACTCGAAAGCCTGA
- a CDS encoding aspartate aminotransferase family protein, whose product MSTSHLMGVYNRAPLEVDRGRGMRLWSVDGTEYLDCVSGISTNALGHANPILVQAVKDQAEKLWHVSNIFRIPDQEKLADMLCEHSFADAVFFTNSGTEAVECAIKTARKYHHHAGAPERIDIYGFDGSFHGRTYGAINAAANPSYTNGFGPPMEGFHQLTWGDHEALKAAIAAPTTAAIIVEPVQGEGGCRAMPDVCLRGLRELCDQHGVLIIFDEVQCGMGRTGKLWAHEWAGMEPDIMAIAKALGGGFPIGACLASEKAASGMTVGAHGSTFGGNPLAMAVGVAAFGELVKPALIQNVNEIAGYLKQQLHGLKERFPDVIADVRGKGLLIGVKLIPNNRDFMALARDEQHLLIAGGGDNCCRILPPLNITLDEAREAIEKFEGACEVARAQMKAAA is encoded by the coding sequence GTGTCCACAAGCCATCTGATGGGTGTCTACAATCGCGCGCCGCTGGAAGTGGATCGCGGGCGAGGCATGCGTCTGTGGTCGGTGGACGGCACGGAATACCTAGACTGCGTTTCCGGCATCTCGACCAACGCTCTGGGTCACGCCAATCCGATCCTGGTCCAGGCGGTCAAGGACCAGGCCGAGAAGCTGTGGCATGTGTCCAACATCTTCCGGATTCCGGACCAGGAAAAGCTGGCCGACATGCTGTGCGAGCATTCGTTCGCAGATGCCGTCTTTTTCACCAACTCGGGCACCGAGGCGGTCGAGTGCGCGATCAAGACCGCGCGCAAATACCACCACCACGCCGGTGCGCCTGAGCGGATCGACATCTACGGCTTCGACGGATCCTTTCACGGCCGTACCTATGGCGCGATCAACGCGGCGGCCAACCCCAGCTATACCAACGGCTTCGGTCCGCCGATGGAGGGCTTCCACCAGCTGACCTGGGGCGACCACGAGGCGCTGAAGGCCGCCATCGCCGCCCCGACGACCGCCGCCATCATCGTCGAGCCGGTCCAGGGCGAGGGCGGTTGCCGCGCCATGCCGGACGTCTGCCTGCGCGGCCTGCGCGAGCTCTGCGACCAGCACGGCGTGCTCATCATCTTCGACGAGGTCCAGTGCGGCATGGGCCGGACCGGCAAGCTCTGGGCCCACGAATGGGCCGGGATGGAGCCCGATATCATGGCCATCGCCAAGGCCCTGGGCGGCGGCTTCCCCATCGGGGCCTGCCTGGCGTCGGAGAAGGCAGCGTCGGGCATGACGGTCGGAGCCCACGGCTCGACCTTCGGCGGCAATCCCCTGGCCATGGCGGTTGGCGTTGCGGCCTTCGGCGAACTGGTGAAGCCCGCGCTGATCCAGAACGTCAACGAGATCGCCGGCTACCTGAAGCAGCAGCTGCACGGGCTGAAGGAACGGTTTCCCGACGTGATCGCCGATGTGCGCGGCAAGGGTTTGCTGATCGGGGTCAAGCTGATCCCCAACAACCGTGACTTCATGGCCCTCGCGCGCGATGAACAGCATCTGCTGATCGCCGGCGGCGGCGACAATTGCTGCCGCATCCTGCCGCCGCTGAACATCACGCTCGATGAGGCGCGCGAGGCCATCGAGAAGTTCGAGGGTGCCTGCGAGGTGGCCCGAGCGCAGATGAAGGCGGCGGCGTAA